A genomic stretch from Nodularia sp. NIES-3585 includes:
- a CDS encoding AAA family ATPase → MSSCQLDSIAINLADQAYPNLHNSDRVSQVSIWVPNENCLLAIKTLSPIAQIKTYDERELGTGNNYFIDDGNTPEWQIKAKAYQNPDNCYVHRVRQPLEYLINNTFSSQEFWIQCLDYALPFSDWCIAKDSEKISVKDAITLAKVARRHLKGLALDTELDTLRIRCNQSSFDWSKRMKSLEREFRQELESRGIAVDPVGQDLDQKLKLDLLALTQESDPIKKIRRRAEICSYFRLSKSEVDDLLKHITRSNNQEELKTYTIDDLFDLESEGLTWVIPEMLPRGETVILAGSPKAGKSLLAIDSAFAIATGESHFLGENVATGKVLLVSCDESINSTKSKLIKRGFRRGDSIEVLPQWTIDRLHELEKKIEDYRPDVVIVDSLKRITHGSQISENSAEFADNIYTLKELFAKYNCSGILIHHSNKNNEAMGVHKLRGSSAIAGAVWGTWQIDHIPKADPNNKKKLIIDPKDPVRVLSIFARDTEGQTLKIEFNPENNSWERMGVEDDATELSYRERILSILGKNSHCDGLSGRQIMELLREDGNKSIYSELNRMVNKKLISCKPSTTDKRINIYSLPNSQQPEFKGGDSPSPIPIVPSADYYPENLTTYSFDNSQQNSQQIVSISQQPTEKTNLLTNENPSNVSIPVDSQQVSKNEGGEGENLAASNLVTSPQEPSQNAIAQPQPQPPTIPLSSLKVGDRIESGKLPIGLGGWGIVGEVKGDMVYVQYSGKPIPLSSITSINGYRVG, encoded by the coding sequence ATGTCATCGTGCCAACTCGATTCTATTGCAATCAATCTCGCAGATCAAGCATACCCTAATCTACACAATTCCGACCGAGTTAGTCAAGTTTCTATATGGGTTCCTAACGAAAATTGCCTTTTGGCAATCAAAACGCTTTCGCCGATCGCCCAAATTAAAACTTATGACGAGCGGGAATTAGGGACGGGAAACAACTACTTCATTGACGACGGGAATACCCCAGAATGGCAGATAAAAGCCAAGGCATACCAAAACCCAGATAACTGCTATGTTCACCGGGTGAGGCAGCCGTTGGAGTACCTGATCAACAATACATTCTCATCTCAAGAATTCTGGATTCAGTGTCTGGATTATGCTTTGCCCTTCAGCGATTGGTGCATAGCGAAGGATAGCGAAAAGATATCAGTTAAGGATGCCATCACGCTGGCCAAAGTTGCCCGCAGGCATTTGAAGGGGCTTGCCCTCGACACTGAGCTTGACACTCTCAGGATAAGATGCAATCAATCATCCTTTGATTGGAGTAAGAGAATGAAGAGCTTGGAGCGGGAGTTTAGGCAGGAATTAGAAAGCAGGGGAATAGCAGTTGATCCAGTCGGTCAAGATTTAGATCAAAAATTAAAACTTGATTTATTGGCACTAACACAAGAGTCAGACCCCATCAAAAAAATTAGAAGACGTGCTGAAATTTGCTCATACTTCCGATTAAGTAAATCTGAAGTTGATGATTTGTTAAAACATATTACCCGTAGCAATAACCAAGAAGAATTAAAAACCTACACAATTGATGATTTATTTGATTTAGAAAGTGAAGGTCTAACTTGGGTAATTCCTGAGATGTTGCCACGGGGAGAAACAGTTATTTTAGCGGGTAGCCCCAAGGCTGGTAAGTCTTTACTGGCAATCGATTCAGCCTTTGCTATCGCTACAGGCGAAAGTCATTTTTTAGGCGAAAATGTAGCCACTGGTAAAGTGCTTTTAGTAAGCTGCGACGAAAGCATTAATTCAACTAAATCTAAACTAATAAAACGCGGTTTTAGACGTGGTGACAGCATAGAAGTTTTGCCACAGTGGACAATTGATCGGCTGCATGAATTAGAGAAAAAAATCGAAGATTACCGTCCCGACGTGGTGATAGTTGACAGCTTAAAGAGGATTACTCATGGTTCGCAAATTAGTGAAAATTCAGCCGAATTTGCTGATAACATCTACACATTAAAAGAGTTGTTCGCAAAATATAATTGCAGTGGAATTTTGATTCACCATAGCAACAAAAATAATGAAGCTATGGGTGTACATAAACTTCGCGGTAGCAGCGCTATAGCTGGTGCAGTCTGGGGAACTTGGCAGATAGATCATATCCCCAAAGCAGATCCCAACAATAAGAAAAAACTCATCATAGACCCCAAAGACCCTGTGAGAGTGTTATCAATTTTTGCGAGAGACACTGAAGGCCAGACTTTAAAAATCGAGTTCAACCCTGAGAACAATTCATGGGAACGGATGGGAGTAGAGGACGATGCAACGGAACTAAGCTACCGCGAACGAATATTATCTATCCTTGGCAAAAACTCCCACTGCGACGGCTTGTCAGGTCGTCAGATTATGGAACTGTTAAGAGAGGATGGAAACAAATCAATCTACTCAGAACTGAATAGGATGGTTAACAAAAAGCTGATCAGCTGTAAACCATCTACAACCGACAAGCGTATCAATATTTACTCGCTCCCAAATAGTCAGCAACCCGAATTTAAGGGGGGGGACTCCCCCTCTCCTATACCCATAGTCCCATCTGCTGACTATTACCCTGAAAACCTTACTACATATAGCTTTGATAATAGTCAGCAAAATAGTCAGCAGATAGTCAGCATTAGTCAGCAGCCAACAGAAAAAACTAACCTGCTGACTAATGAAAACCCTAGCAACGTAAGCATTCCAGTAGATAGTCAGCAAGTTTCAAAAAATGAGGGGGGAGAGGGTGAGAACTTAGCTGCATCCAATCTTGTCACATCGCCACAGGAACCATCCCAAAACGCGATCGCACAACCCCAACCTCAACCGCCTACCATCCCCCTATCGAGCCTGAAGGTAGGCGACCGAATAGAAAGCGGTAAACTCCCAATTGGCTTAGGAGGATGGGGAATTGTGGGTGAAGTGAAAGGCGACATGGTTTATGTTCAGTACTCTGGCAAACCCATCCCCCTCAGTTCCATCACATCTATAAATGGGTACCGGGTCGGCTAG
- a CDS encoding Rpn family recombination-promoting nuclease/putative transposase, whose translation MIDHDRLFKELLSTFFVEFLDLFLPHIVSEIDRDSIQFLPQEVFTDVTSGEKKEIDLLAQVRYQQQETYFLIHVENQSYSQSVFAKRMFKYFSRLYEKYDLPIYPVVIFSFDEPKRAESTNHSVTVADLNVLNFNFRAIQLNQLSWRDYLTQPNPVAAALMAKMNIASEERPQVKAECLRLLISLKLDPARMQLISGFVDVYLRLNAQENQTFKATADRMGLSQEEKYMEIVTSWSQEGAQKAAERIAMNLLRRRMTVKEIVEITGLTAERVQELQAQLQKED comes from the coding sequence ATGATTGACCACGACCGTCTCTTCAAAGAATTACTATCTACTTTTTTTGTTGAGTTTCTCGATTTGTTTCTGCCTCATATAGTCAGCGAAATAGACCGCGATTCTATTCAATTTTTACCCCAAGAAGTGTTTACTGATGTCACCTCTGGGGAAAAGAAGGAAATTGATTTACTGGCACAGGTGCGTTATCAGCAGCAGGAGACTTATTTTTTAATTCACGTTGAAAATCAATCTTACAGTCAGTCCGTATTTGCCAAGCGGATGTTTAAGTATTTTTCGAGGCTGTATGAAAAATATGATTTACCAATTTATCCGGTGGTAATTTTTTCTTTTGATGAACCGAAACGCGCTGAATCTACTAATCATTCGGTGACGGTTGCTGATTTAAATGTACTTAATTTTAATTTTAGGGCGATTCAGTTAAATCAATTGAGTTGGCGGGATTATTTAACGCAACCAAATCCAGTCGCTGCGGCACTAATGGCAAAAATGAATATTGCATCTGAGGAACGTCCCCAGGTGAAAGCAGAGTGTTTACGGTTGCTGATTAGTCTAAAATTAGACCCGGCAAGAATGCAATTAATTTCTGGATTTGTGGATGTGTATTTACGGTTGAATGCACAAGAGAATCAAACCTTTAAAGCCACAGCCGATAGAATGGGATTATCTCAGGAGGAGAAGTATATGGAAATTGTTACCAGTTGGTCCCAGGAAGGCGCTCAGAAAGCTGCTGAAAGAATAGCGATGAATTTACTCCGAAGAAGAATGACGGTAAAGGAAATTGTGGAAATTACTGGGTTAACTGCGGAGCGAGTACAGGAGTTACAAGCGCAGTTACAAAAGGAAGATTGA
- a CDS encoding tyrosine-type recombinase/integrase, whose protein sequence is MPNESRGGEMIFAELEACLDAPITRYFEAQLDKDPDVLAQLLADKRNPNTRRAYEKDLKDFFGKMTGLPPSSDSVLEFLHLQREQAVMVVLKYKAKLIASGVREATINRRLAAIKSLAKMGRKLGVCNYSLEDVSGEKVKAYRDTRGVDSKTIAKVLHSFDRETLIGKRNYAIFMVLWGLALRRQEICQLDVGDFDFYGRKLRILGKGQGTNEEYLDMSKDVGIAIADWLIARGDVNTSLPMFTALDFHNEGHRLTADAIYKIVSTAFKAVGVKKQMSPHRVRHSAITAALDATDGNIRKVQKLSRHADPRTLMIYDDNRNKDLWEMSELLTGMLKQDD, encoded by the coding sequence ATGCCTAATGAGTCGCGGGGCGGGGAGATGATTTTTGCGGAGTTAGAGGCGTGCTTGGATGCGCCAATCACTCGGTATTTTGAGGCGCAGCTTGACAAAGACCCGGATGTGTTGGCGCAGCTGTTGGCAGATAAGCGCAACCCCAATACTCGCAGGGCTTATGAAAAGGATTTAAAAGATTTTTTCGGGAAAATGACGGGCTTACCGCCCAGTAGTGATAGCGTGCTGGAGTTTTTGCACTTGCAGCGAGAGCAAGCGGTGATGGTGGTGTTGAAGTATAAGGCGAAATTGATTGCTTCTGGGGTGCGGGAGGCGACAATTAATCGGCGGTTGGCGGCGATTAAGTCGTTGGCGAAGATGGGGCGGAAGTTGGGGGTGTGCAATTATTCCCTGGAAGATGTGTCGGGGGAGAAGGTCAAGGCTTATCGGGATACGCGGGGTGTTGATAGCAAGACCATAGCCAAGGTACTTCACTCTTTTGATAGGGAGACTTTGATTGGTAAACGCAACTATGCGATTTTTATGGTGCTGTGGGGTTTAGCTTTGCGTCGCCAGGAAATCTGTCAGTTAGATGTGGGGGATTTTGATTTTTATGGTCGCAAGTTGCGGATTTTGGGCAAGGGTCAGGGAACCAATGAAGAATATTTGGATATGTCTAAGGATGTGGGAATTGCCATAGCTGATTGGTTAATTGCTAGGGGGGATGTGAATACTAGTTTACCAATGTTTACGGCGTTGGATTTTCATAATGAGGGGCATAGATTGACTGCGGATGCTATCTATAAAATTGTGTCTACTGCTTTTAAGGCGGTGGGGGTGAAGAAACAGATGTCACCGCACAGGGTGAGGCATTCGGCGATTACGGCGGCGCTGGATGCGACTGATGGCAATATCAGAAAGGTGCAGAAGTTGAGCCGTCATGCTGACCCCAGAACGTTGATGATCTATGATGATAACCGGAATAAAGATTTGTGGGAGATGTCGGAGTTGTTGACGGGGATGTTAAAGCAGGATGATTGA
- a CDS encoding NACHT domain-containing NTPase, translating into MSKRSSQLSTEGYKIAQKALEKKGWTKDFLAGLIELSSGTIHKFFAGKPVEKENFAKICGLLEIATQEVIDISEFPNKESIDKLVADIRQKTQNSINQRCGSMKVLDMTYPIELNHIYTTVNILDKITGRQRKSIDELTQEFDRNHFDRWGLPQVGEKRVPGLEVVKKYDKLLVLGKPGAGKTTFLKHLAIQCISEKIFSNYQPIFLSLKDFADTDGKIKLLDYICQQLADDKVDNNAVIYLFESGRVLLLLDGLDEVQQQADNHVIREIRDFSQRFSMNRFVLTCRIAAKEYTFEQFTEVEVADFDQEQIQSFATKWFTAKNSNLDKVFIEQLQENTSIYELASSPILLTLLCIEFEDAGDFPRTRTELYQRATHTLLRRWDAKRAIKRDAVYKQLSVPLKENLLSYLALMTFEKGEYFWKQQDVQKYIASYIRNFPESPHALEALMLDSEAVLKSIEAQHGLLVERAREIYSFSHLTFHEYFTAKEIVAKANPEIFNDPSLLNLSKYVFYKQWHEVFLLTSEMLKSADVLLLSMKFQIDLAVSHNRYIQELLAWANQKSLQVSSSHDPAAIRAFYLCLAAGICILDNTSYPFLEDWEFLELSHLLESLDSNIQLNFYIGSALGFGMGNFHAPLELVDSNLALDINLAHARVQASLLYRIANRDIGKENYTSIILYQADDYEYSEYDDEMLEKHPIDDTNFYTLADALYAAKNLIDNQEFFDELDNLDEELPQGVYAHWDEYYQWYKNDSGSWANRLKELNKKYRNIDYDWPLNNAKEWGLLRAYCYANKLLLDCLNTQCYVSLDTRQYIQETLLLPFNEIEKMMEIERKKLLNRD; encoded by the coding sequence ATGTCTAAGCGGTCATCTCAATTATCAACTGAAGGCTATAAAATTGCTCAAAAAGCTTTAGAAAAAAAAGGCTGGACTAAAGATTTTTTAGCTGGTCTAATTGAGCTATCTTCAGGTACTATTCATAAATTTTTTGCTGGTAAACCTGTTGAAAAAGAGAATTTCGCCAAAATTTGTGGACTTCTTGAGATAGCTACTCAAGAGGTTATTGACATATCCGAATTTCCCAATAAAGAATCAATTGATAAGCTAGTTGCAGACATAAGGCAAAAAACTCAAAACAGTATTAATCAAAGATGTGGGTCAATGAAGGTACTAGATATGACTTACCCTATTGAACTTAACCACATTTACACTACTGTAAATATTTTAGATAAAATTACTGGAAGACAGCGAAAGAGTATTGATGAACTTACACAGGAATTTGACCGAAATCATTTTGATAGATGGGGATTACCTCAAGTTGGTGAAAAACGAGTTCCTGGATTAGAAGTCGTCAAAAAATATGACAAACTCCTAGTTTTAGGAAAGCCAGGAGCGGGGAAAACAACGTTTTTAAAGCATTTGGCAATTCAATGTATATCAGAAAAAATATTCAGTAATTATCAGCCAATATTTTTATCTCTTAAAGATTTCGCAGATACCGACGGAAAAATTAAATTATTAGATTATATCTGTCAACAATTAGCTGATGATAAGGTTGACAATAATGCAGTGATATACCTGTTTGAATCTGGACGAGTATTATTGCTACTCGATGGCTTAGATGAAGTCCAACAGCAGGCAGATAATCATGTGATAAGAGAAATACGTGATTTTTCTCAACGTTTTTCTATGAATCGGTTTGTATTGACTTGCAGAATAGCCGCCAAAGAGTATACATTTGAGCAATTTACAGAGGTAGAAGTAGCTGATTTTGACCAGGAACAAATTCAGTCATTTGCCACCAAGTGGTTTACTGCTAAAAACTCTAATCTTGATAAAGTATTTATAGAACAACTACAAGAAAATACCTCAATTTATGAACTGGCATCTAGTCCTATATTACTGACGTTATTATGTATTGAATTTGAGGATGCTGGTGACTTCCCCAGAACTCGTACTGAACTATATCAAAGGGCAACTCATACACTTTTAAGAAGATGGGATGCTAAACGTGCTATTAAAAGAGATGCTGTCTATAAGCAGCTTTCAGTACCGCTTAAAGAAAATTTACTCAGCTATCTTGCTTTGATGACTTTTGAAAAAGGAGAGTACTTCTGGAAGCAACAGGATGTGCAGAAGTATATCGCTTCTTATATTAGGAATTTTCCCGAATCTCCCCATGCTCTAGAAGCTTTAATGCTAGATAGTGAAGCTGTATTAAAATCTATTGAGGCTCAACACGGATTATTAGTAGAAAGAGCCAGAGAAATTTATTCCTTTTCTCACTTGACATTTCATGAATATTTTACAGCTAAAGAAATTGTAGCTAAAGCCAATCCTGAAATATTTAATGACCCGTCTCTACTTAATTTAAGCAAGTATGTTTTTTACAAACAATGGCACGAGGTTTTCTTATTAACCTCAGAGATGTTAAAAAGTGCTGATGTTCTTTTGCTGTCTATGAAGTTTCAGATTGATCTAGCCGTATCACACAATAGATATATTCAGGAATTATTGGCTTGGGCTAACCAAAAATCTCTTCAAGTATCTAGCTCTCACGACCCTGCTGCAATTAGAGCATTTTATCTTTGTTTAGCTGCGGGTATCTGCATATTAGATAATACAAGCTATCCATTTTTAGAAGATTGGGAATTCCTAGAATTGAGCCATTTATTAGAATCGTTAGATTCCAATATACAGTTAAATTTTTATATAGGAAGTGCTTTAGGCTTTGGCATGGGCAATTTTCACGCCCCTCTTGAACTTGTTGATTCAAATCTAGCTTTAGACATTAACCTAGCTCATGCTCGCGTTCAGGCATCCTTGCTCTATCGCATCGCTAATAGAGATATTGGAAAAGAGAATTATACATCTATCATTCTCTATCAAGCAGATGATTATGAATATTCAGAGTATGATGATGAAATGCTAGAAAAGCATCCAATAGATGATACTAATTTTTATACATTAGCTGATGCTTTGTATGCGGCTAAAAATTTGATTGATAATCAAGAATTCTTTGATGAATTAGACAATTTAGATGAAGAGTTACCACAAGGAGTTTACGCTCATTGGGACGAATATTACCAGTGGTATAAAAATGATAGCGGGTCTTGGGCTAATCGGCTCAAAGAGTTGAATAAAAAATATCGTAATATAGATTACGATTGGCCATTAAACAATGCAAAAGAATGGGGACTCTTAAGAGCCTATTGCTATGCTAATAAATTGTTATTAGATTGTCTTAATACCCAATGCTATGTCAGTCTTGACACTAGACAATATATTCAAGAAACACTGCTATTACCTTTTAATGAAATTGAAAAAATGATGGAAATAGAGAGAAAAAAATTACTTAATAGAGATTGA